A part of Solicola gregarius genomic DNA contains:
- a CDS encoding glycosyltransferase — protein sequence MSTRVVAVVVTWNRRDLLVEALDALRKQSAPVSALVVVDNASTDETPATLRTYDDLDVVTLAENTGGAGGFAAGIERALDAHAPDLIWLMDDDTVATPTASERLLDVYASADPTPVVLASRVVWTDGRDHPMNTPRRKPRASADEVRRAAAVDAIPVRSASFVSIMCDADTVRERGLPIADYFLWNDDFEYSTRLLRGRTGLYCPDSVVVHKTKAFGSTDADPGSRFYYEVRNKTWLFTRSRGLAPLEKAVYGGSTARRWIRTIAASSDRRTLWRGLGRGLRDGIRSGPRSNEVVLRNVRTTDGSNGNDRLPPTDGDFPTS from the coding sequence TCGAGGCGCTCGACGCGCTCCGGAAGCAGTCGGCCCCGGTCAGCGCGCTCGTCGTCGTCGACAACGCCTCGACCGACGAAACGCCGGCCACCCTGCGCACGTACGACGATCTCGACGTCGTCACGCTCGCCGAGAACACCGGGGGAGCGGGCGGGTTCGCGGCCGGCATCGAACGGGCGCTCGATGCTCATGCTCCCGACCTGATCTGGCTGATGGATGACGACACGGTCGCCACCCCGACCGCGTCGGAGCGGCTGCTCGACGTGTACGCGAGCGCCGACCCGACGCCGGTGGTGCTCGCGAGCCGCGTCGTGTGGACCGACGGCCGCGACCACCCCATGAACACCCCGCGCCGTAAGCCGCGGGCGAGCGCGGACGAGGTACGCCGCGCGGCGGCCGTCGACGCGATCCCGGTGCGCTCGGCGTCGTTCGTCTCGATCATGTGCGACGCCGACACGGTCCGTGAGCGCGGGCTGCCGATCGCCGACTACTTCCTGTGGAACGACGACTTCGAGTACTCAACCCGGCTGCTGCGCGGGCGTACCGGCCTGTACTGCCCGGACAGCGTGGTCGTGCACAAGACCAAGGCGTTCGGGTCGACCGACGCCGACCCGGGCTCGCGCTTCTACTACGAGGTGCGCAACAAGACCTGGCTGTTCACCCGCAGCCGGGGCCTCGCGCCGCTGGAGAAGGCGGTCTACGGCGGGTCGACCGCACGCCGGTGGATACGCACGATCGCCGCCTCGAGCGACCGACGGACCCTGTGGAGGGGACTGGGCCGCGGGCTGCGCGACGGGATACGCTCCGGTCCGCGAAGCAACGAAGTCGTGCTCCGAAACGTCCGCACGACAGACGGATCCAACGGAAACGACCGCCTGCCCCCGACCGACGGAGACTTCCCGACCTCATGA